One part of the Phragmites australis chromosome 3, lpPhrAust1.1, whole genome shotgun sequence genome encodes these proteins:
- the LOC133912435 gene encoding probable galacturonosyltransferase 7 isoform X1 encodes MKATAPPAKRRRGPRLAVLALVFCSLLVPIAFLFNHFPAVYVTDERPQQEIDLPSFDRLGVESGGGVNEVKREGAGVSTGVNAEAQDALEKISRSGKDSQHKSDSEPSRVSTKPKVLPTPKIEQPNPEVKPVSVPVQPTKGVNDNSKTRRPRFQNADDVEKAKACQLEFGSYCLWSIEHKEVMKDTIVKRLKDQLFVARSYYPSIAKLKGKEALTRELKQNIQEHERVLSESIVDADLPSFIKKKVEKMDQSIASAKSCTVDCNNVDRKLLQILHMTEDEAHFHMKQSAYLYNLGVHTMPKSHHCLNMRLTVEYFKSTPLDSDDSLVHKFNIPDHRHYVILSKNVLAASVVINSTVSSSEDSENVVFHILTDAQNFYAMKHWFARNSYRESTVDVINYEQIILESYPELGTQQLYLPEEFRVFISSFERPTEKTRMEYLSVFSHSHFFIPEIFKDLKKVIVLDDDVVVQHDLSFLWNLDMGDKVNGAVKFCGLRLGQLRNLLGRAMYDPQSCAWMSGVNVVDLEKWREHNVTESYLQLLRKFGNSDDEASLRAAALPISLLSFQHLVYPLDERLTLSGLGYDYGIEVEIAQSSAASLHYNGNMKPWLELGIPDYRKYWKRFLTRDERFMDECNVSP; translated from the exons atgaaggcgacggcgccgccggcgaAGCGGCGGAGGGGCCCGCGGCTTGCGGTGCTGGCGCTCGTCTTCTGCTCGCTGCTCGTGCCGATCGCCTTCCTCTTCAACCACTTCCCAGCCG TGTATGTGACGGATGAGCGCCCCCAGCAG GAGATTGACTTGCCTTCATTCGATCGCTTGGGGGTGGAAAGTGGCGGCGGTGTAAATGAAGTGAAGCGGGAGGGTGCTGGTGTTAGTACTGGTGTCAATGCAGAGGCACAG GATGCACTCGAGAAGATTTCCAGGAGCGGTAAAGACTCCCAACACAAAAGTGATAGTGAACCTTCCAGAGTTAGCACTAAACCAAAAG TTCTCCCCACTCCAAAAATTGAACAACCAAATCCAGAAGTGAAGCCAGTATCAGTTCCAGTTCAACCCACAAAA GGTGTTAATGACAATAGCAAGACGAGGCGACCCAGATTTCAAAATGCTGATGACGTGGAAAAGGCTAAGGCTTGTCAACTTGAATTTGGGAGTTACTGTCTCTGGTCGATAGAACACAAAGAGGTTATGAAAGATACTATCGTCAAAAGACTGAAAGATCAGCTATTTGTTGCCCGATCTTACTACCCAAGCATTGCCAAACTTAAAGGAAAGGAGGCACTGACTCGTGAGTTGAAGCAAAATATTCAAGAACATGAGAGGGTTCTCAGTGAATCCATTGTTGATGCTGATCTACCATCCTT TATAAAAAAGAAGGTAGAGAAGATGGACCAATCAATTGCAAGTGCGAAATCATGCACTGTGGATTGTAACAATGTCGACAGAAAGCTTCTCCAGATTCTTCATATGACAGAGGATGAAGCTCATTTTCATATGAAGCAGAGTGCATACCTATACAACCTTGGTGTTCACACCATGCCCAAAAGTCATCATTGTCTAAATATGAGGTTGACAGTAGAATATTTTAAATCCACTCCATTGGATTCAGATGACTCTCTTGTGCATAAGTTTAACATTCCAGACCATAGGCACTATGTTATATTATCTAAAAATGTTCTTGCAGCTTCTGTTGTCATCAACTCAACCGTAAGTAGTTCTGAG GATTCCGAGAATGTGGTCTTTCATATACTAACTGATGCTCAAAATTTCTATGCCATGAAGCACTGGTTTGCAAGAAACTCCTACAGGGAATCAACTGTTGATGTCATAAACTATGAACAAATTATTTTGGAGAGTTACCCTGAGCTTGGCACCCAGCAGTTATATTTGCCCGAGGAATTTCGTGTTTTCATCAGTAGCTTTGAGCGACCTACTGAAAAGACTAGAATGGAGTATTTATCAGTATTCAGTCACTCACATTTCTTTATTCCGGAAATATTCAAAGATTTAAAAAAGGTAATTGTGTTGGATGATGATGTGGTTGTTCAACATGATCTCTCTTTCTTGTGGAATCTTGATATGGGAGATAAGGTCAATGGTGCTGTCAAATTTTGTGGTCTGAGACTTGGCCAGTTGAGGAATCTTCTGGGTAGAGCAATGTATGATCCACAGTCATGTGCATGGATGTCTGGGGTAAATGTGGTTGATTTGGAGAAATGGAGAGAACATAATGTTACAGAGAGTTACCTGCAACTACTGAGGAAG TTCGGGAACAGTGACGATGAGGCCTCACTACGAGCTGCAGCTTTGCCTATAAGCTTGCTTTCCTTCCAGCATCTTGTATATCCTCTTGATGAGAGGTTGACGTTATCTGGGCTTGGATATGACTATGGTATTGAAGTAGAAATTGCCCAGAGTTCTGCTGCATCATTGCACTACAATGGTAATATGAAACCGTGGCTTGAATTGGGTATACCGGACTATAGGAAGTACTGGAAGAGGTTTCTTACCCGAGATGAGCGATTCATGGATGAGTGCAATGTAAGTCCATAA
- the LOC133912435 gene encoding probable galacturonosyltransferase 7 isoform X2 yields MKATAPPAKRRRGPRLAVLALVFCSLLVPIAFLFNHFPAVYVTDERPQQEIDLPSFDRLGVESGGGVNEVKREGAGVSTGVNAEAQDALEKISRSGKDSQHKSDSEPSRVSTKPKVLPTPKIEQPNPEVKPVSVPVQPTKGVNDNSKTRRPRFQNADDVEKAKACQLEFGSYCLWSIEHKEVMKDTIVKRLKDQLFVARSYYPSIAKLKGKEALTRELKQNIQEHERVLSESIVDADLPSFIKKKVEKMDQSIASAKSCTVDCNNVDRKLLQILHMTEDEAHFHMKQSAYLYNLGVHTMPKSHHCLNMRLTVEYFKSTPLDSDDSLVHKFNIPDHRHYVILSKNVLAASVVINSTDSENVVFHILTDAQNFYAMKHWFARNSYRESTVDVINYEQIILESYPELGTQQLYLPEEFRVFISSFERPTEKTRMEYLSVFSHSHFFIPEIFKDLKKVIVLDDDVVVQHDLSFLWNLDMGDKVNGAVKFCGLRLGQLRNLLGRAMYDPQSCAWMSGVNVVDLEKWREHNVTESYLQLLRKFGNSDDEASLRAAALPISLLSFQHLVYPLDERLTLSGLGYDYGIEVEIAQSSAASLHYNGNMKPWLELGIPDYRKYWKRFLTRDERFMDECNVSP; encoded by the exons atgaaggcgacggcgccgccggcgaAGCGGCGGAGGGGCCCGCGGCTTGCGGTGCTGGCGCTCGTCTTCTGCTCGCTGCTCGTGCCGATCGCCTTCCTCTTCAACCACTTCCCAGCCG TGTATGTGACGGATGAGCGCCCCCAGCAG GAGATTGACTTGCCTTCATTCGATCGCTTGGGGGTGGAAAGTGGCGGCGGTGTAAATGAAGTGAAGCGGGAGGGTGCTGGTGTTAGTACTGGTGTCAATGCAGAGGCACAG GATGCACTCGAGAAGATTTCCAGGAGCGGTAAAGACTCCCAACACAAAAGTGATAGTGAACCTTCCAGAGTTAGCACTAAACCAAAAG TTCTCCCCACTCCAAAAATTGAACAACCAAATCCAGAAGTGAAGCCAGTATCAGTTCCAGTTCAACCCACAAAA GGTGTTAATGACAATAGCAAGACGAGGCGACCCAGATTTCAAAATGCTGATGACGTGGAAAAGGCTAAGGCTTGTCAACTTGAATTTGGGAGTTACTGTCTCTGGTCGATAGAACACAAAGAGGTTATGAAAGATACTATCGTCAAAAGACTGAAAGATCAGCTATTTGTTGCCCGATCTTACTACCCAAGCATTGCCAAACTTAAAGGAAAGGAGGCACTGACTCGTGAGTTGAAGCAAAATATTCAAGAACATGAGAGGGTTCTCAGTGAATCCATTGTTGATGCTGATCTACCATCCTT TATAAAAAAGAAGGTAGAGAAGATGGACCAATCAATTGCAAGTGCGAAATCATGCACTGTGGATTGTAACAATGTCGACAGAAAGCTTCTCCAGATTCTTCATATGACAGAGGATGAAGCTCATTTTCATATGAAGCAGAGTGCATACCTATACAACCTTGGTGTTCACACCATGCCCAAAAGTCATCATTGTCTAAATATGAGGTTGACAGTAGAATATTTTAAATCCACTCCATTGGATTCAGATGACTCTCTTGTGCATAAGTTTAACATTCCAGACCATAGGCACTATGTTATATTATCTAAAAATGTTCTTGCAGCTTCTGTTGTCATCAACTCAACC GATTCCGAGAATGTGGTCTTTCATATACTAACTGATGCTCAAAATTTCTATGCCATGAAGCACTGGTTTGCAAGAAACTCCTACAGGGAATCAACTGTTGATGTCATAAACTATGAACAAATTATTTTGGAGAGTTACCCTGAGCTTGGCACCCAGCAGTTATATTTGCCCGAGGAATTTCGTGTTTTCATCAGTAGCTTTGAGCGACCTACTGAAAAGACTAGAATGGAGTATTTATCAGTATTCAGTCACTCACATTTCTTTATTCCGGAAATATTCAAAGATTTAAAAAAGGTAATTGTGTTGGATGATGATGTGGTTGTTCAACATGATCTCTCTTTCTTGTGGAATCTTGATATGGGAGATAAGGTCAATGGTGCTGTCAAATTTTGTGGTCTGAGACTTGGCCAGTTGAGGAATCTTCTGGGTAGAGCAATGTATGATCCACAGTCATGTGCATGGATGTCTGGGGTAAATGTGGTTGATTTGGAGAAATGGAGAGAACATAATGTTACAGAGAGTTACCTGCAACTACTGAGGAAG TTCGGGAACAGTGACGATGAGGCCTCACTACGAGCTGCAGCTTTGCCTATAAGCTTGCTTTCCTTCCAGCATCTTGTATATCCTCTTGATGAGAGGTTGACGTTATCTGGGCTTGGATATGACTATGGTATTGAAGTAGAAATTGCCCAGAGTTCTGCTGCATCATTGCACTACAATGGTAATATGAAACCGTGGCTTGAATTGGGTATACCGGACTATAGGAAGTACTGGAAGAGGTTTCTTACCCGAGATGAGCGATTCATGGATGAGTGCAATGTAAGTCCATAA